In the genome of Sulfurimonas sp., the window TCTACTTCCTTACGCTGAACCAACAGTTTTTTTCTTACCCTTACGAGTACGAGCATTCGTTTTAGTTTTTTGACCACGACATGGAAGACCACGACGGTGACGTAAACCTCTATATGAACCTAAATCCATAAGTGCTTTAATATCCATTGCAACTTGTTTACGAAGATCACCTTCAACCATGTGGTTATCACGGATTTCATTTGTAATAGCTGCTAC includes:
- the rpsM gene encoding 30S ribosomal protein S13, with product MARISGVDLPKKKRVEYGLTYIYGIGLHTSRLILDATGIDYNKRVFELSQEEVAAITNEIRDNHMVEGDLRKQVAMDIKALMDLGSYRGLRHRRGLPCRGQKTKTNARTRKGKKKTVGSA